From one Triticum urartu cultivar G1812 chromosome 3, Tu2.1, whole genome shotgun sequence genomic stretch:
- the LOC125544963 gene encoding myosin-binding protein 1-like isoform X2 — MGTRMTVMRRLPVALSSALLEWILMLLLFIDAVYSFLITRFARLCKLPVPCPFCSRLDHVLGNEEPCFYRELICKTHKSELSSLAFCRLHQKLVGAGSMCDGCSSSSLAPKVTPNNNDNTDEPAVDVDVLNGTQGGDGVLHSPLTRICSCCAQHFEQRSVSLFSQKSGELQYAKSPKICTDYPVSWQLDESFETKDIYHQSDHTSHERYSALQMTSDSEVEVPCADDARDSHPHEAYDMEKRDFQEDAVFEIPGVPHPEVAKPSEMNVQEEQKATDSGDASSADPVPNYDPESVISGSQMGAEDISSRRRASQHDPLIAIEELSLEDATVPQIPVASIDELPKILGETESYEMTSDSIIDPYTSQLTILEQHYAVAADKNIKEAQGGEITAISSGMFHQRSTLANDPVTSEPVPKDYHYVASEDNFGDIPVSQVSADSETLAEVEDNPKKAESIGDTGIDGLTSQDPSSSAFKDLVSKGAKEAHIPPVAVRSNGEVSQGLDAIEEHPQTIETVGERRPSLSTQISMNEAYNLAIGMRSGFPSPTLTDVILGKGSSASVNGELRLLLSQLSASRGLEATWLDPGPSPRAYGRGDDLIVQNITRRISLERNVSGLESLDGSIVSEMEGESTIDRLRRQIDLDRKSIHLLCRELEEERNAAAIAANQALAMITRLQDEKAAMQMEASHYQRMMEEQAEYDGEALAEANELLAQREDQIQELEAELEKCRTQSAGGGPTEKEDNQLPFEEQHSTVALLEDERAYISESLRKLEKKLHLYSNNNTSTDLSNSDAIEETQESILLAKEGQSSRMDGEADLSTFQEEISSLNKRLKTLEGDRDFLEHSINSLKNGKEGAQFIREIACNLRELRAIAIESK; from the exons ATGGGAACAAGGATGACAGTCATGCGGCGATTGCCTGTCGCGCTGTCCTCGGCATTGCTCGAGTGGATTTTGATGCTTCTGCTATTCATCGACGCAGTTTACTCCTTCCTCATCACCAGATTTGCCCGTCTCTGCAAACTACCGGTACCTTGCCCGTTCTGTTCAAGGCTAGATCATGTCCTCGGCAATGAGGAACCCTGCTTCTACAGGGAATTGATCTGCAAAACTCACAAGTCAGAGCTCTCGTCTTTGGCCTTCTGTCGCCTCCACCAGAAACTTGTGGGCGCGGGAAGTATGTGTGATGGATGCAGCAGTAGCTCACTTGCTCCAAAAGTGACACCAAACAACAATGACAACACAGATGAGCCCGCCGTGGATGTCGATGTACTCAACGGTACTCAGGGAGGTGATGGTGTGTTACATTCTCCTCTTACTAGAATTTGTTCATGTTGTGCACAACATTTTGAACAACGGAGTGTATCGCTGTTTTCTCAGAAGAGTGGAGAGCTCCAGTATGCTAAGTCACCAAAGATTTGCACGGATTATCCTGTATCATGGCAACTGGACGAATCATTTGAAACCAAAGACATCTACCACCAGAGTGATCATACATCTCATGAGAGATACAGTGCTCTACAGATGACATCTGACTCCGAGGTTGAGGTTCCTTGTGCTGATGATGCCAGAGATTCTCACCCTCATGAAGCCTATGATATGGAAAAGAGAGACTTTCAGGAAGATGCAGTTTTTGAGATACCAGGCGTTCCACACCCTGAGGTGGCCAAGCCATCTGAAATGAATGTTCAGGAAGAACAAAAAGCGACTGACTCCGGTGATGCATCTTCGGCGGATCCTGTTCCAAATTATGATCCTGAGAGTGTGATTAGTGGGAGCCAAATGGGGGCAGAGGACATCTCGTCCAGAAGACGAGCATCACAGCATGACCCTCTAATTGCCATTGAAGAGTTATCTTTAGAAG ATGCCACCGTTCCCCAAATTCCAGTTGCATCAATTGATGAGTTACCTAAGATTCTTGGTGAAACTGAATCATATGAGATGACAAGTGACAGCATCATTGATCCATATACATCTCAATTGACAATACTCGAACAACACTATGCTGTTGCAGCGGACAAAAATATAAAAG AAGCTCAGGGGGGAGAAATCACTGCTATATCAAGTGGCATGTTTCACCAGAGAAGCACATTGGCTAATGATCCAGTTACAAGTGAACCAGTACCCAAGGACTATCACTATGTTGCTTCAGAAG ATAATTTTGGGGATATCCCCGTTTCACAGGTTAGTGCCGATTCAGAAACTCTTGCTGAAGTTGAAGATAATCCTAAAAAGGCCGAATCGATCGGTGATACGGGAATAGATGGACTAACATCACAAGATCCTTCCAGTTCAGCTTTCAAAGATTTGGTATCAAAAG GTGCGAAAGAGGCTCATATTCCACCAGTTGCTGTCAGATCAAATGGTGAGGTATCTCAGGGTCTTGATGCAATTGAGGAACATCCCCAAACAATTGAAACGGTTGGTGAAAGGAGACCATCTCTTAGCACACAGATTAGCATGAACGAAGCCTACAATCTTGCCATTGGTATGAGGAGTGGTTTCCCATCCCCAACCTTGACAGATGTGATTCTTGGAAAGGGCTCTTCGGCTAGTGTAAATGGAGAATTGAGGCTACTACTATCGCAACTCTCGGCTTCCAGGGGGCTCGAGGCAACTTGGCTTGACCCAGGCCCTAGCCCACGCGCGTATGGGCGTGGCGATGATCTGATAGTGCAGAACATAACAAGAAGAATCTCGCTCGAGAGAAATGTTTCTGGCCTGGAATCGCTGGACGGAAGCATTGTTAGCGAGATGGAAGGTGAGAGCACCATCGACCGGCTGAGACGACAGATTGATCTAGACCGGAAGTCGATACACCTCCTCTGCAGGGAGCTGGAGGAAGAGAGGAATGCTGCAGCGATCGCTGCAAACCAAGCACTGGCCATGATCACCAGGCTGCAGGATGAGAAGGCTGCAATGCAGATGGAAGCCTCTCATTACCAGAGGATGATGGAGGAGCAAGCAGAGTACGATGGCGAAGCGCTCGCTGAAGCTAACGAGCTGCTTGCTCAAAGAGAAGATCAAATACAGGAATTGGAAGCCGAGCTTGAAAAGTGCAGGACACAGTCTGCAGGTGGAGGGCCAACAGAGAAAGAAGACAATCAGCTCCCCTTTGAAGAACAACATAGCACTGTAGCTTTGCTTGAAGATGAGAGGGCATACATATCAGAAAGTTTGAGGAAGCTGGAGAAGAAGCTTCACTTGTACTCCAACAACAATACTTCAACAGATTTATCAAATTCAGATGCTATAGAGGAGACACAAGAGTCCATTCTCTTGGCTAAGGAAGGTCAATCTTCTAGAATGGATGGGGAGGCTGACCTATCCACATTTCAAGAGGAAATCTCGAGCTTGAataaaagattgaagactctAGAAGGAGACCGGGATTTCCTCGAGCACAGCATAAACTCCCTTAAGAATGGAAAAGAAGGTGCGCAATTCATAAGGGAAATTGCCTGCAACCTCAGAGAACTCCGAGCTATTGCCATTGAGAGCAAATAG
- the LOC125544963 gene encoding probable myosin-binding protein 4 isoform X1, with amino-acid sequence MGTRMTVMRRLPVALSSALLEWILMLLLFIDAVYSFLITRFARLCKLPVPCPFCSRLDHVLGNEEPCFYRELICKTHKSELSSLAFCRLHQKLVGAGSMCDGCSSSSLAPKVTPNNNDNTDEPAVDVDVLNGTQGGDGVLHSPLTRICSCCAQHFEQRSVSLFSQKSGELQYAKSPKICTDYPVSWQLDESFETKDIYHQSDHTSHERYSALQMTSDSEVEVPCADDARDSHPHEAYDMEKRDFQEDAVFEIPGVPHPEVAKPSEMNVQEEQKATDSGDASSADPVPNYDPESVISGSQMGAEDISSRRRASQHDPLIAIEELSLEDATVPQIPVASIDELPKILGETESYEMTSDSIIDPYTSQLTILEQHYAVAADKNIKEEAQGGEITAISSGMFHQRSTLANDPVTSEPVPKDYHYVASEDNFGDIPVSQVSADSETLAEVEDNPKKAESIGDTGIDGLTSQDPSSSAFKDLVSKGAKEAHIPPVAVRSNGEVSQGLDAIEEHPQTIETVGERRPSLSTQISMNEAYNLAIGMRSGFPSPTLTDVILGKGSSASVNGELRLLLSQLSASRGLEATWLDPGPSPRAYGRGDDLIVQNITRRISLERNVSGLESLDGSIVSEMEGESTIDRLRRQIDLDRKSIHLLCRELEEERNAAAIAANQALAMITRLQDEKAAMQMEASHYQRMMEEQAEYDGEALAEANELLAQREDQIQELEAELEKCRTQSAGGGPTEKEDNQLPFEEQHSTVALLEDERAYISESLRKLEKKLHLYSNNNTSTDLSNSDAIEETQESILLAKEGQSSRMDGEADLSTFQEEISSLNKRLKTLEGDRDFLEHSINSLKNGKEGAQFIREIACNLRELRAIAIESK; translated from the exons ATGGGAACAAGGATGACAGTCATGCGGCGATTGCCTGTCGCGCTGTCCTCGGCATTGCTCGAGTGGATTTTGATGCTTCTGCTATTCATCGACGCAGTTTACTCCTTCCTCATCACCAGATTTGCCCGTCTCTGCAAACTACCGGTACCTTGCCCGTTCTGTTCAAGGCTAGATCATGTCCTCGGCAATGAGGAACCCTGCTTCTACAGGGAATTGATCTGCAAAACTCACAAGTCAGAGCTCTCGTCTTTGGCCTTCTGTCGCCTCCACCAGAAACTTGTGGGCGCGGGAAGTATGTGTGATGGATGCAGCAGTAGCTCACTTGCTCCAAAAGTGACACCAAACAACAATGACAACACAGATGAGCCCGCCGTGGATGTCGATGTACTCAACGGTACTCAGGGAGGTGATGGTGTGTTACATTCTCCTCTTACTAGAATTTGTTCATGTTGTGCACAACATTTTGAACAACGGAGTGTATCGCTGTTTTCTCAGAAGAGTGGAGAGCTCCAGTATGCTAAGTCACCAAAGATTTGCACGGATTATCCTGTATCATGGCAACTGGACGAATCATTTGAAACCAAAGACATCTACCACCAGAGTGATCATACATCTCATGAGAGATACAGTGCTCTACAGATGACATCTGACTCCGAGGTTGAGGTTCCTTGTGCTGATGATGCCAGAGATTCTCACCCTCATGAAGCCTATGATATGGAAAAGAGAGACTTTCAGGAAGATGCAGTTTTTGAGATACCAGGCGTTCCACACCCTGAGGTGGCCAAGCCATCTGAAATGAATGTTCAGGAAGAACAAAAAGCGACTGACTCCGGTGATGCATCTTCGGCGGATCCTGTTCCAAATTATGATCCTGAGAGTGTGATTAGTGGGAGCCAAATGGGGGCAGAGGACATCTCGTCCAGAAGACGAGCATCACAGCATGACCCTCTAATTGCCATTGAAGAGTTATCTTTAGAAG ATGCCACCGTTCCCCAAATTCCAGTTGCATCAATTGATGAGTTACCTAAGATTCTTGGTGAAACTGAATCATATGAGATGACAAGTGACAGCATCATTGATCCATATACATCTCAATTGACAATACTCGAACAACACTATGCTGTTGCAGCGGACAAAAATATAAAAG AAGAAGCTCAGGGGGGAGAAATCACTGCTATATCAAGTGGCATGTTTCACCAGAGAAGCACATTGGCTAATGATCCAGTTACAAGTGAACCAGTACCCAAGGACTATCACTATGTTGCTTCAGAAG ATAATTTTGGGGATATCCCCGTTTCACAGGTTAGTGCCGATTCAGAAACTCTTGCTGAAGTTGAAGATAATCCTAAAAAGGCCGAATCGATCGGTGATACGGGAATAGATGGACTAACATCACAAGATCCTTCCAGTTCAGCTTTCAAAGATTTGGTATCAAAAG GTGCGAAAGAGGCTCATATTCCACCAGTTGCTGTCAGATCAAATGGTGAGGTATCTCAGGGTCTTGATGCAATTGAGGAACATCCCCAAACAATTGAAACGGTTGGTGAAAGGAGACCATCTCTTAGCACACAGATTAGCATGAACGAAGCCTACAATCTTGCCATTGGTATGAGGAGTGGTTTCCCATCCCCAACCTTGACAGATGTGATTCTTGGAAAGGGCTCTTCGGCTAGTGTAAATGGAGAATTGAGGCTACTACTATCGCAACTCTCGGCTTCCAGGGGGCTCGAGGCAACTTGGCTTGACCCAGGCCCTAGCCCACGCGCGTATGGGCGTGGCGATGATCTGATAGTGCAGAACATAACAAGAAGAATCTCGCTCGAGAGAAATGTTTCTGGCCTGGAATCGCTGGACGGAAGCATTGTTAGCGAGATGGAAGGTGAGAGCACCATCGACCGGCTGAGACGACAGATTGATCTAGACCGGAAGTCGATACACCTCCTCTGCAGGGAGCTGGAGGAAGAGAGGAATGCTGCAGCGATCGCTGCAAACCAAGCACTGGCCATGATCACCAGGCTGCAGGATGAGAAGGCTGCAATGCAGATGGAAGCCTCTCATTACCAGAGGATGATGGAGGAGCAAGCAGAGTACGATGGCGAAGCGCTCGCTGAAGCTAACGAGCTGCTTGCTCAAAGAGAAGATCAAATACAGGAATTGGAAGCCGAGCTTGAAAAGTGCAGGACACAGTCTGCAGGTGGAGGGCCAACAGAGAAAGAAGACAATCAGCTCCCCTTTGAAGAACAACATAGCACTGTAGCTTTGCTTGAAGATGAGAGGGCATACATATCAGAAAGTTTGAGGAAGCTGGAGAAGAAGCTTCACTTGTACTCCAACAACAATACTTCAACAGATTTATCAAATTCAGATGCTATAGAGGAGACACAAGAGTCCATTCTCTTGGCTAAGGAAGGTCAATCTTCTAGAATGGATGGGGAGGCTGACCTATCCACATTTCAAGAGGAAATCTCGAGCTTGAataaaagattgaagactctAGAAGGAGACCGGGATTTCCTCGAGCACAGCATAAACTCCCTTAAGAATGGAAAAGAAGGTGCGCAATTCATAAGGGAAATTGCCTGCAACCTCAGAGAACTCCGAGCTATTGCCATTGAGAGCAAATAG